The following coding sequences are from one Triticum aestivum cultivar Chinese Spring chromosome 5A, IWGSC CS RefSeq v2.1, whole genome shotgun sequence window:
- the LOC123102428 gene encoding pyrophosphate--fructose 6-phosphate 1-phosphotransferase subunit alpha has translation MNADYGAPTELAGPLQQRRALYQPRLPPCLQGATVRVEYGDATATIDPTGAHAVAQAFPRTYGQRLVTFLTPDGAAGAGKAVDERPPIRVGVVFSGRQSPGGHNVVWGLHDALKAYNPQSILYGFIGGTEGLFANKTLEITDDVLASYKNQGGFDLLGRSIDQIRSSKQVSAAMTTCQDLNLDGLVIVGGVTSNSDAAQLAETLVQKNCKTKVVGVPVSLNGDLKNQFVETTVGFDTVCKVNSQLISNVCLDAISAGKYYYFVRLMGRKASHVALECALQSHPNMLIMGEEVALSKLTLMEVINKICDGVQARAELGKHHGVLLIPEGLIESIPEMYALIQEISNLHNNNVPVTEIPTQLSPWAAALFQFLPPFIRRELLLHQESDNSAQLSQIDTEQLLAHLVEAEMIKRTKEGRYKGKKFSSVCHFFGYQARGSLPSNFDCDYAYVLGHISLHMIAAGLTGYMATVANLKDPVHKWRCAAAPLTAMMSVRRHLRGPGAIPIGKPAIHPSPIDLKGKAYELLREKASSFLLDDFYRTPGGIQFEGPGSDAKPITLTIEDQDYMGDIEMLKLYLDKVKTIVKPGCSRDTLKAAISSMISVTHVLTVMSHPLNAELPLYHFN, from the exons ATGAACGCGGACTACGGCGCGCCCACGGAGCTGGCGGGGCCCCTGCAGCAGAGGCGGGCGCTGTACCAGCCCCGCCTCCCGCCCTGCCTCCAG GGAGCGACGGTGAGGGTGGAGTACGGCGACGCCACCGCCACCATCGACCCCACCGGTGCGCACGCCGTCGCACAGGCCTTCCCGCGCACCTACGGCCAGCGGCTCGTCACTTTTCTCACGCCGGACGGCGCCGCCGGGGCTGGCAAGGCCGTCGACGAGCGCCCGCCCATCAG GGTGGGTGTGGTCTTCTCCGGGAGGCAGTCACCTGGAGGCCACAATGTGGTCTGGGGCCTCCATGATGCTCTCAAGGCTTACAATCCCCAGAGTATTCTCTACGGATTTATTG GTGGGACTGAGGGGCTGTTTGCAAACAAGACATTGGAGatcacagatgatgttcttgcTTCATACAAGAACCAGG GTGGTTTCGATTTGCTGGGCAGAAGTATTGACCAGATCCGCTCGAGTAAGCAAGTGAGTGCTGCTATGACGACGTGCCAAGATCTTAACTTGGATGGCCTGGTCATTGTTGGAG GAGTGACTTCCAATTCAGATGCTGCACAGCTTGCAGAGACCCTTGTCCAAAAGAACTGTAAGACCAAG GTCGTTGGTGTGCCTGTTTCACTGAATGGCGATCTCAAAAACCAGTTTGTCGAGACAACCGTTGGATTTGATACAGTGTGCAAG GTGAATTCTCAGCTTATAAGCAATGTTTGCCTGGATGCAATCTCGGCTGGAAAG TACTACTATTTTGTTCGTTTGATGGGTCGAAAAGCGTCTCATGTCGCCTTAGAATGTGCGCTCCAATCGCACCCGAACATG CTTATCATGGGAGAGGAGGTGGCATTGTCAAAACTCACACTGATGGAAGTTATAAACAAGATATGTGACGGAGTACAAGCAAGGGCAGAATTAG GAAAACACCATGGTGTGCTCCTTATACCAGAGGGACTGATAGAAAGCATTCCAGAAATGTATGCACTCATTCAG GAAATCAGTAACCTTCACAACAATAATGTGCCTGTTACAGAGATACCAACACAACTGTCTCCGTGGGCAGCGGCACTGTTCCAGTTCTTACCACCCTTCATCAGAAGAGAG CTCCTCCTCCATCAAGAATCTGACAACTCTGCCCAGTTGTCCCAG ATTGACACCGAACAACTGTTAGCTCACTTGGTAGAAGCAGAAATGATAAAAAGAACA AAAGAAGGAAGATACAAGGGAAAGAAGTTCAGTTCAGTCTGCCATTTCTTTGGATATCAGGCTCGAGGATCCCTACCGTCAAACTTTGACTGTGACTATGCTTAT GTTCTTGGCCATATCTCCCTGCATATGATAGCAGCTGGTTTGACTGGCTACATGGCAACTGTGGCTAATCTCAAGGACCCTGTACACAAGTGGCGATGTGCTGCTGCCCCACTAACT GCAATGATGAGTGTCAGGAGGCATTTACGTGGCCCGGGGGCAATCCCTATAGGAAAGCCTGCCATTCATCCTTCTCCTATCGACCTGAAAGGGAAGGCATATGA GTTGCTGCGAGAGAAAGCTTCGAGCTTTCTCCTTGATGACTTCTACAGGACTCCTGGAGGTATTCAATTTGAAGGACCTGGTTCGGATGCAAAGCCAATCACACTGACCATTGAAGACCAGGACTACATGGGCGACATCGAAATGCTAAAACTGTATCTCGACAAG GTGAAGACGATCGTGAAGCCCGGTTGCTCAAGGGACACCCTCAAAGCGGCGATAAGCTCGATGATCTCAGTGACACATGTGCTGACAGTGATGTCCCACCCTCTCAATGCTGAGCTGCCTCTCTACCATTTCAACTGA